In Capsicum annuum cultivar UCD-10X-F1 chromosome 7, UCD10Xv1.1, whole genome shotgun sequence, one genomic interval encodes:
- the LOC107876645 gene encoding uncharacterized protein LOC107876645, protein MRLQGNQLGTHLEELRNFANWILAIGDGNIGRSIDDTETIPIPNDILINDCTDPISAIVDSTYPEFYNYSNDLDYPQQRKILASTLDMVDSINEFMVSLNNNPENTYLSSDTVCMSDHYFTALEHVHTSKFLNNIKCFGIPNHSITLKVGVSIMLLINIDQLSGLCNGTRLVIIRLGDRVIEAKALSEKMAGEKIFIPRVSLTPYDARIPFKFQRR, encoded by the coding sequence ATGAGATTGCAAGGAAATCAGTTAGGCACACATTTGGAAGAGTTAAGAAACTTTGCCAATTGGATTTTGGCAATCGGTGATGGAAACATTGGAAGGTCTATTGATGACACTGAGACTATTCCAATCCCTAATGATATTCTTATTAATGATTGTACAGATCCAATATCAGCAATTGTAGATAGTACATATCCTGAATTCTACAATTACTCCAATGATCTAGATTACCCCCAGCAAAGAAAAATTCTTGCTTCAACTCTAGACATGGTGGATTCGATCAATGAATTTATGGTATCACTTAATAATAATCCTGAGAATACATATTTGAGTTCTGATACAGTTTGTATGTCTGATCATTATTTTACGGCATTGGAGCATGTGCACACATCGAAATTCCTAAACAATATCAAGTGTTTTGGAATTCCAAATCACTCAATCACATTGAAGGTAGGTGTATCGATAATGTTATTGATAAATATAGATCAATTATCAGGATTGTGTAATGGGACGAGGCTGGTCATCATAAGACTTGGAGATCGGGTTATAGAAGCTAAGGCTTTATCCGAAAAAATGGCAGGTGAAAAAATATTTATCCCAAGAGTGAGTTTGACACCATATGATGCGAGAATACCTTTCAAGTTTCAGCGAAGATAA